In a single window of the Blastopirellula retiformator genome:
- a CDS encoding rhodanese-like domain-containing protein: protein MSDAPIEISVHEVKNLLDSGDKFLLLDCRQENEYDFAKIEGAVLIPMNELPERIAELEPYRETPLVVHCHLGGRSLRVTHWLRQNGFAQAQNMTGGITQWSQEIDDSVPTY, encoded by the coding sequence ATGTCCGACGCACCGATCGAAATTTCTGTGCACGAAGTGAAAAATCTGCTCGATTCCGGCGACAAATTTCTGCTGCTCGATTGCCGCCAGGAGAACGAATACGACTTCGCGAAGATCGAAGGCGCCGTTCTGATCCCGATGAACGAGCTGCCAGAGCGGATTGCCGAGCTCGAGCCGTACCGCGAAACGCCGCTGGTGGTCCATTGTCATCTGGGCGGTCGCAGCCTGCGAGTGACCCACTGGTTGCGGCAAAACGGGTTCGCTCAAGCCCAAAACATGACCGGCGGAATCACCCAGTGGAGCCAGGAAATCGACGATTCGGTGCCGACCTACTAA